One Nitrospira sp. DNA window includes the following coding sequences:
- a CDS encoding diguanylate cyclase/phosphodiesterase (GGDEF & EAL domains) with PAS/PAC sensor(s), translating to MHADDKAQVLAAVAAALDGRTPYSVECRIIRPTGEVRHVHCRGMVIRDSDGRPMKMAGTVLDVTERKQAEQARRRLEFAVDHSMEGLALLDESGRFVYMNDAHAQIYGYSAPELLGKSWKLLYDREHAAYIEQQCVPALSGKPFWQGELVGRRQDGTAFDVEVSLRILPEGAEERGLLICTCRDISERRRMEVGLQQSEERFRQLAEHINAVFWLVTADKTNLIYVSPAFDSIWGRPRRDLYESPEIWMACVHPDDRNRVETAAACQATLLYDEEYRIVRPDGSIRWIRDRCFPIRDASGNVYRFAGIAEDITATKRMAEALRNSEARYRSLVELSPNAVLVTCDGIIVYANQACLNLVRASAPSELLKRDFFSLVPPESRPRFQARLADLTATGEALPSMEERFVRLDGTVIDIEIAAAPITFEGRPAIQRIVTDVTTRKYLEQALLSANRQLTAILDAATRFSVIATDTTGMMTTFNKGAEELLGYSAEELLGKHSLNILHLPAEVEQRSRQLTELYGRPVHGFAVFVEHAKQGGYDEREWTYRRKDGSHLTVSVTVTALRNENGGIVGFLAVGKDVTRRKEAEAALARAARELEQKNIELAQARDEALRAVRLKADFLATMSHEIRTPMNAIIGMTGLLLETTLTEDQREFANTVRSSGDALLTLVNDILDFSKIEAGKLHFEEIAFELRTTVEDVLDLLAEQAQGKGLELIGLVDAAVPTCVLGDPGRLRQILVNLVGNAIKFTSAGEVFLHVTRDEQDGSDLLRFTITDTGIGIPQEAQTRLFEAFVQADSSTTRRYGGTGLGLAICERLVTQMQGRIGIESRPGQGSTFWFTARLPKPAVTAPLPTISRRRLLGQRILLVAQNHRVRSALHQQLAAHGMDCACAANGTQAVEMAHVAAALRRPFGLALIELHLPEMDGFETAALLKQDRTTAALRLVILTPVGRRGADARAQAIGIDAYLTKPLRQTQLLDCLCLLLGNPITAGAPDVTDTPPLMTRQTPIEAQPSPTARLLLVEDNLVNQKVAIKMLEKLGYRVDVAGNGQEAVAAHERSPYPLIFMDCQMPEMDGFEATRLIREREAGLVKREAFDPLTRDGSRATNDAPRPAGRIPIIAMTANALQGDRERCLAAGMDDYVAKPIRSKDLQAIIETWLLRRPKAANS from the coding sequence TTGCACGCGGACGACAAGGCACAGGTCCTGGCCGCGGTCGCCGCAGCGCTGGACGGCCGTACACCCTATAGCGTCGAGTGCCGCATCATCCGTCCGACCGGCGAAGTTCGCCATGTCCACTGTCGCGGGATGGTCATTCGGGACAGTGACGGCCGACCCATGAAAATGGCCGGAACCGTCTTGGACGTCACCGAACGCAAACAAGCGGAGCAGGCTCGCCGACGACTCGAGTTCGCAGTCGACCACAGCATGGAAGGACTCGCGCTTCTGGACGAATCCGGCAGGTTTGTCTATATGAATGACGCCCATGCACAGATCTACGGATACTCCGCGCCGGAACTGCTAGGGAAGAGTTGGAAGTTGCTGTACGACCGAGAACACGCAGCCTATATCGAGCAGCAGTGCGTTCCAGCGCTCTCAGGAAAACCATTTTGGCAGGGCGAACTGGTCGGACGGCGACAGGACGGAACCGCGTTCGATGTAGAAGTTTCTCTCCGTATCTTGCCTGAGGGAGCGGAGGAGCGCGGCCTATTGATCTGTACATGCCGGGATATTTCTGAACGGAGACGGATGGAGGTCGGTCTCCAGCAAAGCGAAGAGCGGTTCCGCCAGCTGGCAGAGCACATCAATGCAGTGTTCTGGCTCGTGACGGCCGACAAGACGAACCTGATCTATGTCAGTCCTGCGTTTGATTCGATTTGGGGGAGGCCACGGCGCGATCTGTACGAGAGTCCTGAAATCTGGATGGCCTGCGTGCATCCCGATGATCGAAACCGGGTGGAAACCGCAGCTGCCTGCCAGGCGACGCTCCTCTACGATGAGGAATATCGTATCGTCCGGCCCGACGGATCGATACGATGGATTCGCGACCGATGCTTCCCGATCAGGGACGCTTCGGGTAATGTGTACCGGTTCGCCGGCATCGCCGAAGACATCACCGCCACTAAACGGATGGCGGAAGCCCTTCGGAACAGCGAGGCACGTTACCGCTCACTCGTCGAGCTGTCGCCGAACGCGGTCCTGGTGACCTGCGACGGGATCATCGTGTACGCCAATCAGGCTTGCCTGAACCTCGTCCGCGCATCGGCGCCTTCGGAATTGTTGAAACGGGACTTCTTTTCACTGGTTCCGCCGGAGTCGCGTCCTCGTTTCCAGGCACGCCTCGCCGACCTTACCGCGACCGGCGAAGCGCTTCCGTCGATGGAAGAGCGATTCGTCCGGCTCGACGGCACCGTCATCGACATCGAAATTGCGGCGGCGCCGATCACCTTCGAGGGACGACCGGCGATTCAACGCATCGTCACGGATGTCACCACCCGCAAGTATCTGGAACAGGCCCTGCTGTCGGCCAACAGGCAATTGACGGCCATCCTCGATGCAGCCACGCGATTTTCCGTCATTGCCACCGATACGACCGGCATGATGACGACCTTCAACAAAGGCGCGGAGGAACTGCTCGGGTACTCCGCCGAGGAGTTGCTCGGGAAACATTCTCTCAACATTCTGCACCTCCCTGCCGAGGTGGAACAGCGTAGCCGACAACTCACTGAGTTGTACGGACGCCCCGTCCACGGCTTCGCGGTCTTCGTCGAGCATGCGAAACAGGGGGGTTATGACGAACGGGAATGGACGTACCGAAGAAAGGACGGCAGCCATCTGACGGTCTCAGTCACCGTCACCGCCCTGCGCAACGAGAACGGAGGCATTGTCGGGTTCCTTGCGGTGGGAAAGGATGTGACCCGACGGAAGGAAGCCGAAGCGGCGCTCGCCCGTGCCGCCCGCGAGTTGGAGCAGAAGAACATCGAACTCGCCCAGGCGCGGGATGAAGCGCTCCGCGCCGTCCGACTCAAGGCCGACTTCCTCGCCACCATGAGCCACGAAATCCGCACGCCGATGAATGCGATCATCGGCATGACCGGCCTGTTGCTGGAGACCACCCTCACGGAAGACCAACGAGAATTCGCGAATACGGTCCGCTCTTCGGGCGACGCCCTGCTGACGCTGGTCAACGACATTCTCGATTTCTCGAAGATCGAGGCCGGCAAACTTCATTTTGAGGAGATCGCCTTCGAGCTTCGGACGACCGTCGAAGACGTGCTGGACCTCCTCGCGGAACAGGCACAGGGCAAGGGCCTTGAGTTGATCGGGCTCGTCGATGCCGCCGTCCCGACCTGTGTCCTCGGCGATCCCGGCCGGCTCCGGCAAATCCTGGTCAATCTGGTCGGCAACGCCATTAAATTCACTTCCGCAGGGGAAGTCTTTCTCCACGTCACCCGTGACGAGCAGGACGGTTCGGATCTGTTGCGGTTTACCATTACCGATACGGGGATCGGCATTCCACAAGAAGCCCAGACGCGCCTGTTCGAAGCCTTCGTCCAGGCCGACAGCTCGACCACCAGGCGCTACGGCGGCACCGGGCTGGGGCTTGCCATTTGCGAACGCTTGGTCACACAGATGCAGGGCCGGATCGGAATCGAGAGCCGGCCAGGACAGGGCAGTACCTTCTGGTTTACGGCACGACTGCCGAAGCCGGCCGTCACCGCACCACTTCCCACGATCTCCCGGCGTCGGCTCCTCGGGCAACGCATTCTTCTCGTGGCACAGAACCACAGGGTGAGAAGTGCCTTGCACCAACAGCTCGCGGCGCATGGAATGGACTGTGCCTGTGCTGCAAACGGAACCCAAGCCGTCGAGATGGCACATGTTGCCGCAGCCCTGCGCAGGCCCTTCGGCCTTGCCCTGATCGAATTGCACCTGCCTGAAATGGACGGGTTCGAAACGGCCGCCCTGCTCAAGCAGGACCGAACAACCGCCGCGCTGCGCCTGGTGATCCTCACCCCCGTCGGCCGACGGGGCGCCGACGCAAGGGCGCAGGCCATCGGCATCGATGCCTACCTGACCAAGCCGCTACGCCAGACACAATTACTCGACTGCCTCTGCCTGTTGTTGGGCAACCCCATCACGGCCGGAGCACCGGACGTGACCGACACGCCGCCCCTGATGACGCGCCAGACGCCGATCGAAGCCCAACCTTCGCCTACGGCGCGATTGCTGCTGGTGGAGGACAATCTCGTCAATCAGAAAGTTGCGATCAAGATGCTGGAAAAACTCGGGTACCGGGTGGATGTGGCGGGCAACGGCCAGGAGGCGGTGGCGGCCCATGAACGCTCGCCCTATCCGCTGATCTTCATGGACTGCCAGATGCCCGAGATGGACGGGTTCGAAGCCACGCGCCTCATCAGAGAACGTGAAGCGGGCCTCGTGAAGCGTGAAGCGTTCGATCCCCTTACGAGAGACGGTTCACGAGCGACGAACGATGCGCCCCGCCCGGCGGGGCGCATTCCCATCATCGCCATGACGGCCAACGCCCTGCAGGGAGATCGCGAGCGGTGCCTCGCCGCAGGGATGGATGACTATGTGGCCAAACCGATCCGCTCCAAGGATCTCCAGGCCATCATTGAAACCTGGCTCCTCCGGCGACCGAAGGCCGCCAATTCCTGA